Below is a window of Poecilia reticulata strain Guanapo linkage group LG8, Guppy_female_1.0+MT, whole genome shotgun sequence DNA.
ccccataaatatttttctagatccgcccctgggcatcaaaaaaaaaaagtcagacagcaacaggaaggagaaaatCTTCAGAGAAActagtaaaatataatttcatggCTTCACTAAACGGTTTATCAAAGTTGAAGAAGCTGCTAAAACTCAAACCCAGATTCCTCGGATCAAACCAAACCATCCGAAACGCTTTCAGACGTTCAGTCACGTCTGCAGGGagatagaaatatataaatagaaaCGTCCTTCACGTTTTCCAACCATGGGGAATTTCTGTGACTCACAAACAGATAAAGGTTCTAGTGAGATGAATGAACAGGCAGATCAGTTAAAGCTTGTTTGGCCCACAGTTTACTGGACCCGTTCTGGTTCCAGTCcctgaagaaaaacacttcAACCCACAGAAAGTTTCTCCCTCCAGATTCTCTTGCTCTCAATCTGCTGCCGTCTTAGCAGAGACTCTCCACAGGGCCGGTGGGCTAAAGAGACGGCTGATTAAAGTCTGAGGCTAAACCAGCAGAGGTACAAACTGCTACAGATCACACTGAACCGAAACCCtaaccagaggtcagaggttaaacCAGCTAGAGCTGCGATCACAGTCACCGTTTCTGAACACTGACTGTAGAGACTCCTGGACGAGAAAAACTTATATAAACtctacttttagtttttattctgtttcctCAGCAGAGAGTTCTGGACTGGAACCACTTCCTGTGGTCCAGGTTGATCGGGTTTGGGTCTGGTCAGTCCTGGGATCTTCTCCAGAATCTGGCAGACTCTAACAGAGTTTATCTCCAACTAGATCCAATAGGTTAGAAAAGCAGAGATTATAAGATGATCAGTGAATATTGAAGCTTTGTGTGGAGGGAGTGGCTTGTTTGTCCAGACAGTCAGTGAATGCCTCTCCACCATAAAGCCACTCACTGTGTAACAAAAGACACCATCTGTCATCAGGACCAGAGCCTGAAACTATGctggaaaatgtgtgtttacatttctttgaGCTGAAGCAGCCAAACCGGTCCGACACGCTGCTGGCAGTGGGACAGAGTCCAAGGAGCACAGCGGCGCCCCCTTCAGGTTTTCTGATGGAAAAACCTCAAACTGGAAAAATTGGTCTGGAGGGTGAAAGGAACggaaaatattctaatttactttCATGATTTACTTTGGGTGGATTTTAGGTCGGCACAAAGATGTTAGTGGTGTTGCCATAGTAACATGACTTGCTGATGAGCAAGTCTTGTGAGGAtttgggttttctgtgtttatttggttCCTGTGTTTCCCGTCTGccccttgattgttcccagtTGTCCCTTGTTTTCCCCTGATTACCTTCCCTGTGTAATTTTACCCGCCTGTGTCTCTTGTTCCCGGTCGGGTCCTTGTTGTGCCTCCATCCTGTCCCAGATGTCTGTAGTCCGGTGTTTTCGCAGCGCTACCAGTGTGTCTGAGTTCCCAGCCTCATTGTTCACCTGTGATCGTCATTAAAACAtcctcaccaccaccagcaACCAATTCATGACAAATGTATCCCAGTGTGTTTTAAAGTCTGTGGGCTCTCTGGACTCAGTGAGTGTTTCCAGGTATTTGGAAAAACTTCATTTATAAACTCACATCTGATAACGAAGCGTTCCTAATGAGAGCGTCTTCATGACCTACAACATCGCTGAGCTCTATCTGATTCACAACATGCTTCtgttttaacccttgtatgttgaaatggggtccaactgacaccacacacgtaaaacctgtatcattttccatagatCTCTCCGTTTGCCTCAGTTCTCGCACGCACCAGGGTTAAAGCAGCTCCTAAAGCTCTCTGCTTCCTGTGACATCATAGAAACAAAGGAATCAGCCCAGATATCAGAACCTGCTGGTTCAGTCCTGGTCCAGACACCAGAAGGTTCTAACAGTGACATGATGGGAACGTCCAGCCATCACGGCTCTGGAGGGAATCGACCTCAGAACCAGACTTCTCCTTCtaatagtttgttttctgtttttcagagtCAGAGTCGCAGCTCTCAGGTACGTCCATCTGTTCATGCTTTTCACATTTAGTCAGTCCCTGAATGCAAAGTACAAACCggatcccaaaaaagttgggacaaggaGCAATcagtggctggaaaaaggaaattgaacatataacaaaCAGCAGGGAGACCAATTAACACTAATCAGGTCAATTGATaacatgattgggtataaaaagCTTCTTAGAGTGTCAGCGTCTCTCTGAAGCCAGGATGGAAAGAGGATCATCAATTCCACCATCGTTGGGCAGAAAGATGGTGCAGCAATACCAGGATGGTGGAACCCAGCGTAAAACAGCAAAGACTTAAGTTACCATCACCAACCGAGCAGAACATCATCAGCAGATCCAGAGAATCTGGAACAATCGCTGTGCGTAAGGGTCAAGGCCGTAAAACTACTGATGCTCCTGATCTCTGGGCCCTGAAAcgtcactgcacctcaaacaggaacGTCTAGGGAATAACAGCCTGGGCTCCCgaatacttccagaaagcatcgtcagtgaacacaatccatccgccgctgcagctgaaactctacagGTCAAAGAGGAAGGTGGACAAAGACGACTGAACAGTTAGAGGCCTGATGGAGACCAGTCCTATTTCTAAACCTGAGAAtctggtctcctctgtccccagacgTCTGCTGAGTGTTGGAAGGAGAAGTGGAGACGCCACAGTGGTACAAATGGTCTTGTCCAactttttgggatttgttgacgTCATGAAATTctgaatcaacatattttcccttaaaatgaaacatctcagtttaaacttttgatctgtgatttgtgttttattgtagataaaatattagatgttggcacctccacatcactgcattcagtttttattcacacttTGTTTAGTGTCCAAACTGTTTTGGAATCTGGTTTGTAGATCCAGCTAAAAACATCCACATGACAGGAGGTGAGATGCAGGAAGCTTAGAGTAAATGTAGATGTCCATGTGTCCTCAGATTGTGGTCAACCAGCACTAAACACCAGGATCGTTGGAGGAGCGGAGGCTCCTCAAGGGTCGTGGCCCTGGCAGGTCAGTCTGGAGACCTCGTCTCACTTCTGTGGAGGATCTCTGATCAGCAGCGAGTGGGTTCTGACTGCAGGTCACTGCATTATCAGGTCAGCACAAAAGGCAAAACGGTTGATTAGTTTGGAAGAGAGATCTGTCGAGGTTTACAGTCTTCTGTGTTTGTCTCTTCTGGAAATTCTTCCAGTAACATAGGTTCAGCAAAACTGGTTCTGGGTCTTCAGAGTCTGACAGGAACCAACCCAAACAAAGTCACCCGGACAGTAGCACAGGTTATCCGTCACCCAAGCTTCAGCATTTCTACTCTGGACAACGACATCGCCCTGATAAAGCTCTCCTCAGCCGTGACGTTCAACAGCTACATCTCGCCGGTCTGCCTGGCGGCGGCGGACAGCAGCTTCTACAGCGGCGTCGACTCCTGGGTCACCGGCTGGGGCAACATTGGATCTAGTGGTGGGTCTCACTGCAGAACAGAGC
It encodes the following:
- the LOC103469498 gene encoding serine protease 27 isoform X1, translated to MDINHWTLLTYQSESQLSDCGQPALNTRIVGGAEAPQGSWPWQVSLETSSHFCGGSLISSEWVLTAGHCIISNIGSAKLVLGLQSLTGTNPNKVTRTVAQVIRHPSFSISTLDNDIALIKLSSAVTFNSYISPVCLAAADSSFYSGVDSWVTGWGNIGSSGGSHCRTELLCSTCA
- the LOC103469498 gene encoding serine protease 27 isoform X2 yields the protein MGLYQLIGAAVLLTLMTPESESQLSDCGQPALNTRIVGGAEAPQGSWPWQVSLETSSHFCGGSLISSEWVLTAGHCIISNIGSAKLVLGLQSLTGTNPNKVTRTVAQVIRHPSFSISTLDNDIALIKLSSAVTFNSYISPVCLAAADSSFYSGVDSWVTGWGNIGSSGGSHCRTELLCSTCA